GTAGCTAATCATTACTAGAGCTAACTGCATTAGCAAGAGCTAGCACCATTGGCAGGAGTTAGAGATAACGCCACTAGCAGGAACTAAAACTAGCACAACTAGCAGGCGGTAGTGCTAACTCCATTAGCAGGAGCTAAGAAATTGGAAGACGAATAGATGTTTATTATGAAGCATCTTTAAGTCGTTGTAACAAACCATTCTATTatatttgaaagtgtttttatcCCGATGCTAACGTAAACATTTTGAATGATAAACTTCAGCTTTTTTCAGCGTTCCCTCGCCTTCTGGGCCAGGTAGCAGAACCAACACCAGCTTCCTCCTTCTCATCTTCATCTCCTCCTGTCATTTCTGCATTGTCGTTTGTTTCAATGTGCTCTGGTTCAAACTGAAAGTGTTGACCGTTACTTATTGCACAAAAATTTGTGTTCTGGCTATATGGAGATAGTGCTGTAGCACCTAGCATACGTCATAGTCCCAGGATGCATTGCAGCgtaaacaatatatttgtgttaatttttaaatgaataaaaacttaTCAGCTTTTAGTATTTTTACTGAATATTTCTCAGATTAAGTGTGTTATTGCTAATTGAGGATTGATTTAAcggttctttctctttaaggTTTATGGCCCAGAAACGACACAAAGTGAGCTGTTTGAAGGCACCGTCAAAGATCTGGTCAAAAATGTCCTGGAAGGAGAAAACTCTCTGATTTTCACCTATGGAATCACCAACTCTGGGAAGACCTTCACGTTCCTCGGTACTGCAACCCGCAGTGTGAAGGCCTGCTGCCTGTAGGGAGCGCTCAGAGCTGACTGTGctgctgtttgtgctgctgAAGGTCCCGACTCTGAAGCTGAAGCTGGAATCCTGCCCCGGGCGCTGCGCCTCATCTTCAGCAGCATCGGTGACGACGTGTTCCAGGGCCTGAGCGTCAAGCCGCACCGCTGCAGGGAGTTCCTGGCTCTGAGCCGCCAGCAGCAGGCCGACGAGGCGCTGTTCAAGAACAGCCTGCTCAAACAACTCAGAGAGGTGAGCGGCTCCGGGCCCGACCCCCGCGGGACCCGGACGGGCCCAGTTGGGTGTTGGGCCCAACTGAATAAAACTAACTGTTTACAGGAGGCAAGCTTTTAGTTAGACtctgaaatgattttattatgGTTGTATATGAACTGAGTCagatgaataaacctgattatCTAACAGTGAGAGGTTGAACATACATTTCTAATCTGCATTACATTATTAATGACAAGCATTAGTTCTGCAGGAAGCCTACATTAGTAGAGTTTCTCTCTCCAGATTTGAATGTGGTTATATGACTTGGATTGAATTTGTTAGATTTCTGTTTTAAGTTAGGGTTTTTTTAAGTTCCTTCAAGCAACATTTGTAGTAAATTCCCACTGaataaataatctgaactgACCCAGTTACCATATCAACAACACATTTCCTTCAAaaaatttctatatttttaggCAGATATTTCtgagagaaattcaaatgaatATTGTTAAAACTGAATTCATACTCAGGAGTTCAGACCGAGTTACCACGGTAACAGAATCAGGATCAGTAAGGTTCAGTTTTAAGAAGAAAGCTTGACTTTCTGCTCAGCGTTGCTAGGAAACCTGTTGACCTCTGGAGGTCACCTGATGCTGGATGtaatctgtttgtttctgtttccttcagaatgagaagagcagcagcagcctgcagAACGCGACCAGCAAGACTTGGTTTGAAGGTGAGTCTGATATCTGTTTATTTCAACCAGCAgcttttctaattattttattgattaaagctgcagtaggcaacttttataaaaatgtgttttacatacatgttaaaactgtcactatgtcctgaCAGAATAATATGAAAGAGTTAATCAAACTCTTCCCATTGGTCCTAGTGCCATTTGCAGAAAAACACCGCtacagtcagaaacaaccaatcagagccagtgTATACACCagaatgattgacagcgttaagaccttcctcctggctctaaCTGGTTGTCTTTTACCAAACgatgtatttctgcagatggcagagGAGATTAGATTTAATTTGATCAGAttaactgttttatattttactgtcaggacatagaaataatttttttgtgaatgtttgGAGATGTAGCTTTAAGCCAGcgtgtttctctgcagctgtcTGTAGGGTTTTAGAAGGTCTGTTGTCTGCAGGCTCCACGGCGCCGCAGCCCAGTACTGCAGCCCAAGACAGAATCATCCTGGACGTCAAACCCAACACCAAGTTCTCCGTCTGGGTCTCCTTCTGTGAGATCTACAACGAGAACATCCTCGACCTCCTGGAGGTGGCACAGAGCGGGGCGCTGCGCAGGCCGGCTCTGCGGCTGGCACAGGACGCCAACAGCAACTCCTACGTGAAAGGTCAGGGCGCAGAGCTGCGGCTGAAGGTTTTCTGatgtcagacaggaagtgactgATGGCTGCTGTGTGTCCAGATCTACGCTGGGTCCAGGTGAGCAGTGCTGAGGAGGCATTCAGAGTGGTGAAACTGGGCCGGAGGAACCAGAGCTTCTCCTCCACCCGCCTCAACCAACTCTCCAGCAGGAGGTGAGCAGCGCCACCGTTGGTCCTCACGTCCAGCTGCTTCCTGCTGTTCTCTAACGGCCGACTGTCTGCTTCCAGTCACAGCATCTTCTCCATCCGGATTCTGAGCGTAGAGGACAGCGACCCGCCCAGAGTCCACACCATCAGCGAGTGAGTAGAGGGGAAGCTCACCCGCTCCAGCTTGTGCAGGTTAAACATGGCCGCTCTGCCCTGCAGGTTGTGTCTGTGTGACCTGGCCGGCTCCGAGCGATGTGCCAAGACTCAGAACAAAGGAGAGCGCCTGAAGGAGGCAGGAAACATCAACGCCTCACTGCTCAGCTTGGGGAAGTGCATCAAAGCTCTACGCTACAACCAGCAGGCCAAGTGAGTCGCCTCCAGGTCCAGTTCtccctgctggttctgacctgTTCACAGGAAAAAGAGttaaagccttaaaatgtctgaaattcaTCTACAAGAACTATTTGGCCTTAAATATATTGTGGCAGGTCCATTTATTCTCatatatgtagttttttttaatattcttgtGGAACTTCTCTGTCAGGCAGAAGTTTGGCTCCCACAGGCAGCTACAGgtagctagctgctaatatactgttgctagctagctagctagctagctattgtttttgtatttatcttgggtcatttaattttgttttacaaaaaaattaagaaagcAAGCAATTAGCCGAATTATGATTGTCGATGTTTGgattaaaattagttaataatattaataatgtctGCTTAGACCTTCTGTCAGTGTTGTAGTATTTcctccatccagcagagggcgctgctggTCGTCTTAAACTGAGccagttgatacagaaacaaagatggcagaGTCATACCAGAATGGGAAAGAGAAACTTTCAAAACGAGTGTGCGATACAAATTTTGAAATATATAAACTCAACACACTTCTTTTTACTTAAAGTTTGGGTTGAATCGTGTTTCCACCAGCAGTCTGTCGTCTCCTGCCTTCAGGCTGCTGCAGCACATTCCCTTCAGGGAGAGCAAGCTCACACACTACCTGCAGGGCTTCTTCTGCGGCCGGGGCAGAGCCTGCATGATCGTCAACATCAACCAGTGCGCCTCCATGTACGACGAGACCCTCAACGTCCTCAAGTTCTCCGCCGTGGCCCAGAAGGTCCGTACAGTCGTCCTCACTGTCCCTACAGAGCCGTCAGggttaaatgtttttgactgaGGAGGAGTGGTGCTGTGGGCTCCCCCTGCTCTCTAGAACAGGCAGaaatcaccatggcaaccagtgactaggcctgtcacaatcaCAAATTTTGCTCACCGATTAATTGCCTCAAAAATTGTtgagataaacaataatattgtttgaagacctttttacactgatctaatggaaatgacgtaataatgcatgtgatttcctgcttaaaatagatacactttattttcaaaagaatatttaacactggagctgatgaacaaaataaacaaaacaaccaaaaacaaaaataaaatggattctcagtctccattaacaaaaaatgtacttgaataaaaactaaacaacataaagccaaagtggaaataaatactgcattcaaccaaaagagtgcagattatgaagtctgtatattatgttgcccttcagtaataattagatttaaatagaaaagatgggcacatcgactacctgatgcaatagttcacactacacgatttttttgccccgattttccccttATGATTATCTTAGAACTTTGGCCGttctctaagattgtcgcttgcgatttcgtaaccgatcattatgtagtgtgtggtgtgttatggtagaacAAGAACGCAGcatgttgaatgtgacaggtagccaatcagaaagcgcggattcccCTCCGTGCCTTCCGAGGGGAAAGCGCGGATTCCCCTCCGTGCCTTCCGAGGGGAAAGCGCGGATTCCCCTCCATGCTTTCTCCCGGGTGGAAAGcgcggaggggaatcccaaacagctgacactgcacaacccgaagtccagcggacattggagatgatatgtggaaacaacattaatatttattcaacatttccaaagaatatagaaaagacaaggggaggagttggagcgaaattgctactggagttgataaacccggtaacttttcagtttATACATAATACATAACTGAATGCAGCTGGTGTCCAGGGTGTCCTTACAGATCTTTAACCAGATCACAGCCGTATTATATCCTAAACCTTTACATACCAAACTTCTGTCATTCTGTGGTGGAAATTCAAAGCCACATTTATTCtttacaaaaactcaaaaaaaaaacaaaactattgaATTCTGCacttattatattaatatttttctttaattaaaaattagtTGGTTCTGCACTTTTTTGAGCCAGATTTTCCAGAGCCATAACTTCTCCAGAGCTGCAGGTTACAGACTGCTGCCATGAATGTCCCCTAAGCCACATAAGGTGTTCCTGATTGAGGTTTGTTGTTCCCGTGGTTCCAGGTGGTCGTCCTGATCTCCAGGCCGCTCCCTGCCGTCGCGTCCTGCAGTGACTCCTCCTCCTTCAGAGCCTCAGGGAGGAGGAGCGCCGGCTGGGAGACCAGTCTGGAGGACGTTCCGGAGgatgaggagaaggaggaggaagaagaagaagacagtgTCATGGAGGACACTATGGATCAGACGACCAacggaggagaagaagaggaaggtCATCAACAAAGGGATGCATGAGGTagggtgggcatttattgtatcgtttattTTTTAGCGTTCACAGCCATAAAAAAAGGTAATAAATAGCTCTTATggccatttttattgttatcacaatactACCACAAAACATTGTGATGAAAACTCTGCGTCCATCTCTCCCAGCCCAACTGGAGGTCGTTGCTTATCGCTTCAGATGAGTTTTAATTTTGGTCAAAATGTGAGGCGATTCGGGACAGCTGATAAACCTCAGAACCGAAACTGACTGGGTTTGTAGAAACGAATCCTGCTGCTGTTACAGTGTCGTCTCTCTCCTTCGCtgttcctgcagcagcaggtggcgctgttgAGGCAAGTGCAGGTCCAGCTGAAGATGGAGCGCTCGGAGAACCTGCTGCTGGAGGCCCGGGTCAGAGAGGAGATCAGCCGCGAGTTCTCAGAGCTGTTCTCCGACATGCAGAAGGACTACGAGTGAGACGCTGCTTTCCCTCCTCTTCTTCGAACTGgtttagaaccagaaccactaactggtgtctgtgtgtgtcagtgAGCGCCTGGTCAGGGAGAGGGAGATCCTGGAGGAGCGAGCTGAAAGGAGGCTGGAGATCTTCAAGAACCTGGTCAAGAACTTGTCCTCAGCTGGCTGCAGCTCGGACGCGGTCACCATGGTAATGCCTTCTGACCCTGGGATGTACACTGACTGGACCTGTGGCTAGATCTCTaatatttttcatgtgtttttcctttcagGACAGATTTCTGAGCTGTCAGGCCTCTGAGCTGCCAGGTGCGTCTCACTTCAGCCTCGGATCCGGACCGACTGAAAAGAAACCTGAAGACGATCAGAACCACGAGCACAGAGGTACCAACGATACCTGAAGGCATCAGGAGGAAACGGTCCAGCACGTGACTGTAAATCAATactgttttctctgcttttttcttttcctgtgaagctgatgaagcagaagaaaagaaatggcTTCTTCTTCAGCTCCAGGAAAAGTCAGTGCAGGTGGCCCAGttggagcagcagctggaggacctgaagaagaagacagaacTGGGCTCACAGAACAGCTCTGATCGAGGCAAAGATAAAGATCAGCTCCAGGTAAGAAACACCTGAGAGGAAGACTGAACTCTGGTgctatttcaaaaaatatttgaaagtaattttctgatatttttttgaTACTTCCCCCTGTTATGGAGAATAGAGGGACACTGCTGTTCTGTAGTAAGGCAGTCCCTAACCCCCggtccgcggaccggtaccgggccgtgcaagaaataattaaatacttccgTTTTACGTATTGAGTCTGGagaatcttttattttgaaaatcctttaaccggattctgtcggttacgtcttgagcgtcaacattgagcccacaagcagcagaatgatttagaaacagcagcaacagcatctTTGTCATCTTCTCCCATCAGGCCTGTTGTCTTGTGCTGGGCTAGCTATCAGAGCTAACTGCTCTCTCAGCCAAATGCACAGTTGTGATGCTTAAACCTCAGGGTTTTTAGCAGGAATGtgtcacagtttaaaaaaaaaaatccaagaggACCAATCACACATTCCTGAGGAACACCAGAACTTAGTTGTTCCACTTGGCAACGATTCAGTTTTGTCTTAAGACACCATGAAAATCTCCACAATCTATCAGAAAGAACCCAGAACACAGTATTTTACTCTCCTGCATCTTTACAGAGTTTATAGATCAACAACAGGTTTCCATGACGATCCCACCTGCAGAAGTTTAGTGCATTCTGCTGATGCGTCTCTATGAAGAACTTCAGTCTCTTTTTCATGTGATGGCGGCACTGTGTGACCAACAGCATcagtgttttcatttaaatttcttcagaaatgatGAATTCTTCTCTTTTCAGGAAGCTCTGACTGCGCTTCAGAAGGAGCAGACGAAGAGAGAGGAGCTGATGGCTGCGCTGGAGTACCAGACTCTGGGGAAGGAGGAGGCGCTGGCCTCCCTCCAGGAGGAGCGCAGAGCCAGGGAGGAGGTGCAGTCTGCTCTGGAGGAGAGCcggcggcagcagcaggagcTCCGAGTGGCGGAGCAGGTGGAGGTGCAGACTGCAGTCCACCTGCAGCCTGctgtggaggagctggaggagaagatCCAGGATCAGTCCTACCAGATCCACGTCCTcacagaggagctgcagcagctgaagcagCTGCACATGCCTGTTTTCTCTTACTCTGACGGCTGTCGACATCCAGCTGTGGAAGGAAGTCTCTGAGCTCAGCAAgaggctggaggaggagaagaagaggagcgAGACGAAGCAGAAACTCATCCAGCAGCTGgatgaggagaggaaacaaagAGAGGCCGCAATAGAGCAGCAGGTCAGAGAGCTGCAGAGGAAGCTTGAGGAGCAGGAAGAACTGCGAGTCCAGCTGGAATCCCAACGGGAAGCgtccaatcaggaagcagagcagctgcagctgaagctcagactgcagcaggaagctgcaAAGAAACTGAGAGACGACCTGAGAGAAGCTGAGCTCCACAGCAACACCGCCTCAACCAGCGCTGAAGACCTGCACAGGGTGAACTCTGACCTCCGGAGGGAGATCACGTCCCTGAAGGAAGAGGCTTCCTCTGAGATGGAGCAGATGAGACGAGAGAAGGACCGGCAGCTGGAGGAGAAGCTGGCTGAGATGGAGAGAAGATCTGCTGAGAGGGAAGcagagctgctggaggagctgcaggaagcAGAGCGAAAGGTCGCGACCCTGCAGGAGAACCTGCATCAGTCAGAGCAAAAGGTTGCGACCCTGCAGGAAGCAGAGCAAAAGGTCGCGACCCTGCAGGAGAACCTGCATCAGTCAGAGCAAAAGGTTGCGACCCTGCAGGAGAATCTGCATCAGTCAGAGCAAAAGGTTGCGACCCTGCAGGAAGCAGAGCAAAAGGTCGCGACCCTGCAGGAGAACCTCCATCAGTCAGAGCAAAAGGTTGCGACCCTGCAGGAAGCAGAGCAAAAGGTCGCGACCCTGCAGGAGAACCTCCATCAGTCAGAGCAAAAGGTTGCGACCCTGCAGGAAGCAGAGCAAAAGGTCGCGACCCTGCAGGAGAACCTCCATCAGTCAGAGCAAAAGGTTGCGACCCTGCAGGAAGCAGAGCGAAAGGTCGCGACCCTGCAGGAGAACCTGCATCAGTCAGAGCAAAAGGTCGCGACCCTGCAGGAGGCAGAACAAAAGATTGCGACCTTGCAGGAGAATCTGCAGGAGTCACAACAACGGGCCGTAACTCTGCAAAGGAAACTGCAGGAAGTTGAGCAACAGGTCGCGACCTTGCAGGAGAAGCTGCAGGAAACAGAGCGACgggaggaggagaagaaccTTGCTGTCCAGGAAGTGAGGAGGAAGGAGGTGGAGCGGCGGCAGGAGCTGCTGGCTGTGGCTCATGAGGCCTTAGCTGAGAAGGATGCCGAGCTGGAGAAGAAAGCAGGGGAGATCAGCAGGTAACGACGAAGATGAAGCCGCTTCTTCATCTCTTCCTGAACCTCCTTCCTGATCTCTCCTCCTTCCTGTGTCTCTGTCCAGGCTGAAGCTGGAGGCTCAAGAGGAGGCGCAGCAGGTGAAGAGCCTCCGTCTGGAGCTTCAGAGGAAGGAGGATGACTCGTCAGACCTCAGAGAGAAGCTGGCTGACTACAGGAAGCAGGTCCAGCAGGTCCAGAAGGAGGTCCGTATCAGAACACTGGAGGATACTGGGTCAACACATCCACACAGCCAGCCGGGTTTTAAACGAGGCTGACTAAACCTCTGTAAATTAGAATATCTTAATCTGGAGCACATTGTATGTTTTCAGGGTGtctgtgcatttttaaaaagtcttaaattcatagatctaaaatacataaaacgtcttaaatacacacaaacaatGTAAGTCGGGTTTAAATACTTTAATCAcaggttttatattttgtcgCAGTGGCAGTTTAATCTCGTATTGAATGCGGTTCAGGCTACTGCTAACTACCTGCTGCACCTTTGCTAGCtggctttttttctgtctcatggGTGAGTGCAAATTTTTAGCCTGCTGGATGAAGTTAGTCTTCAACATTcgctcacttctgttgccaacccatTTGATTCTGCGTGCATTCAGTGCTAATGCTTTGGCTCAGAAACGGTCTGCGTTGCTGCTGTTACATCGGTTTAAGAGCAGCATTTTGTTGCGACACAAACTGACGTTGCAGGTTTAGTGGATTTTAAACACAGTGGTATGGCAACATTCTGACCTACtgaagaattttatttcaacaaagttGTGAGTAGAGCATGGAGTCGAGAGAATtcataaaagtcttaaaaagtctgaaatgtgagttggtgaaacctgcagaaactgGTCTTGGTTTCAGGTGTCGGCAATGAGAGCAGAGGAGACGGCCCTGAAGCAGAAGCTTTCTGACGCGGAAAAAACCAAGAAGCAGCTGCAGTCGGACCTGAGCAGCAGAGACAGAACCATCCAGCA
The Xiphophorus hellerii strain 12219 chromosome 22, Xiphophorus_hellerii-4.1, whole genome shotgun sequence genome window above contains:
- the kif20ba gene encoding LOW QUALITY PROTEIN: kinesin-like protein KIF20B (The sequence of the model RefSeq protein was modified relative to this genomic sequence to represent the inferred CDS: deleted 2 bases in 2 codons), producing the protein MTDSCLNQTDLRRLAEDGKNKLSAEFIPSPELPHSCMEDKEHLQVYLRIRPLTSAERSNGESQDCVAMETPDTVLLKPPSLSLLARLSSDKSLPQTGQRFQFSRVYGPETTQSELFEGTVKDLVKNVLEGENSLIFTYGITNSGKTFTFLGPDSEAEAGILPRALRLIFSSIGDDVFQGLSVKPHRCREFLALSRQQQADEALFKNSLLKQLRENEKSSSSLQNATSKTWFEGSTAPQPSTAAQDRIILDVKPNTKFSVWVSFCEIYNENILDLLEVAQSGALRRPALRLAQDANSNSYVKDLRWVQVSSAEEAFRVVKLGRRNQSFSSTRLNQLSSRSHSIFSIRILSVEDSDPPRVHTISELCLCDLAGSERCAKTQNKGERLKEAGNINASLLSLGKCIKALRYNQQAKLLQHIPFRESKLTHYLQGFFCGRGRACMIVNINQCASMYDETLNVLKFSAVAQKVVVLISRPLPAVASCSDSSSFRASGRRSAGWETSLEDVPEMRRRRRKKKKTVSWRTLWIRRPTEEKKRKVINKGMHEQVALLRQVQVQLKMERSENLLLEARVREEISREFSELFSDMQKDYDERLVREREILEERAERRLEIFKNLVKNLSSAGCSSDAVTMDRFLSCQASELPGASHFSLGSGPTEKKPEDDQNHEHRADEAEEKKWLLLQLQEKSVQVAQLEQQLEDLKKKTELGSQNSSDRGKDKDQLQEALTALQKEQTKREELMAALEYQTLGKEEALASLQEERRAREEVQSALEESRRQQQELRVAEQVEVQTAVHLQPAVEELEEKIQDQSYQIHVLTEELQQLKQLHMPVFSYSDGCRHPAVEGSLELSKRLEEEKKRSETKQKLIQQLDEERKQREAAIEQQVRELQRKLEEQEELRVQLESQREASNQEAEQLQLKLRLQQEAAKKLRDDLREAELHSNTASTSAEDLHRVNSDLRREITSLKEEASSEMEQMRREKDRQLEEKLAEMERRSAEREAELLEELQEAERKVATLQENLHQSEQKVATLQEAEQKVATLQENLHQSEQKVATLQENLHQSEQKVATLQEAEQKVATLQENLHQSEQKVATLQEAEQKVATLQENLHQSEQKVATLQEAEQKVATLQENLHQSEQKVATLQEAERKVATLQENLHQSEQKVATLQEAEQKIATLQENLQESQQRAVTLQRKLQEVEQQVATLQEKLQETERREEEKNLAVQEVRRKEVERRQELLAVAHEALAEKDAELEKKAGEISRLKLEAQEEAQQVKSLRLELQRKEDDSSDLREKLADYRKQVQQVQKEVSAMRAEETALKQKLSDAEKTKKQLQSDLSSRDRTIQQLRAEQQDSKAAQLYQEACKELQAKQQVMEDMRLALTEQEETQQQMEQVLDDKMRLMQELSAEVEKLKGKLLEQNRGSGRPSDDLGLARDEASRAQQSLKVLTEKQQAERRKWQEEKLSLIGQAKESEDKRNQEMRKFAEDRERYCRQQSLLESRLEEKEAAMESWRAERDTLVAALEVQLQKLLASQADKDKLIKELQQQSAASPAGANGGRRSLRVAELQAALAEKEAEIERLKENLQKNTAEQSDSSALAKKAKAEPLQPERRETRSSASSRGSSGFPSVLESSEVSTETGRTSRFPRPELEISFSPLQPNRLALRRQGDDSAVTVKINRTGRKRKSGEMEKSHIFRRTKRRTARQEEVETENRRNTRTKLTPKLSPRTEESATSQSSLRSRKDGTLQKIGDFLQRSPTVLGSGAKKMMSLVSGRADAQSASSSSSSSSPLRLTAKRSRKKLYRPEISCPMEMPSHPIINQETKDGDGSQQIKLRLRSRVAKC